A single uncultured Acetobacterium sp. DNA region contains:
- a CDS encoding MarR family winged helix-turn-helix transcriptional regulator, with protein sequence MKTENQNKKSSACNCLNLRRASLAITEIYDQYLAPCQLSVSQFSILKHIRAMEPVSVSELAAEIRLDRTTLVRNLKPLEQLGLIHDIAKAGTRNRQLCLTVAGKEKIEQAHVYWNQAQERIEAQLGPEDTKILQALLLKIEVLEP encoded by the coding sequence ATGAAAACAGAAAATCAAAATAAAAAATCGTCAGCATGCAATTGCCTCAATTTGCGGCGGGCATCCCTGGCAATTACTGAAATTTACGACCAATATCTGGCCCCCTGCCAGCTCAGTGTCAGTCAATTTTCAATTTTAAAACACATTCGTGCCATGGAGCCAGTGAGTGTCAGTGAGTTGGCCGCTGAAATCCGACTGGATCGGACAACTTTGGTCCGCAATTTAAAACCCCTTGAACAGCTGGGGTTGATTCATGATATTGCTAAGGCAGGAACGCGAAACCGGCAGCTCTGTTTAACGGTTGCGGGCAAAGAAAAAATCGAACAGGCCCATGTTTATTGGAACCAGGCTCAGGAACGGATTGAAGCACAGTTGGGACCGGAAGATACAAAAATCCTCCAGGCACTGTTATTAAAAATTGAGGTTTTAGAGCCTTAA
- a CDS encoding MarR family transcriptional regulator yields MLLFRQSDHQLSPVELSKKAEVTKGTMTGLIAGLENQALVEKLINTDDKRSYLVKLSSKGQDLLNEILPEHYKLIGEMMSVLGDDQLKEMSLLLNLLSKKVVNLNGAMSKL; encoded by the coding sequence ATGTTGTTATTTAGACAGAGCGATCACCAATTATCACCGGTTGAGCTTAGTAAAAAGGCGGAAGTGACCAAAGGAACCATGACCGGTCTAATTGCTGGTCTTGAGAATCAAGCACTCGTTGAAAAACTGATAAATACAGATGACAAAAGAAGCTATTTAGTTAAGTTAAGTTCAAAGGGGCAAGATTTATTAAATGAGATCTTGCCTGAGCATTATAAATTGATTGGAGAGATGATGTCTGTTCTTGGAGACGATCAGCTCAAAGAAATGAGCTTACTTTTAAATCTGTTATCCAAAAAAGTAGTCAATTTGAATGGAGCGATGTCTAAATTGTAA
- a CDS encoding (Fe-S)-binding protein, which produces MREIIKEEIFRYVRENANNYSNKIQAPYFEEPLVQFASATDELFRQYKEIIAPEHLTPQEVFDIAYPDAAIRAQTVISIALPISEKIRQSNHLQKEWASDEWTLLRTFGDDTFIDGLNEYLTNFLNDKGYKTVEPTALKVFKKYKNEQGPLSNWSQRHVAFATGLGTFSINDGFITEKGMAIRLTSLVTEAVIEPDKREAENHTANCLYLSKGTCKACFKRCPVGAITEKGHDKIVCVQRCYGEESKSRAKAIGGNPEAGSGCGLCQTNIPCECSNPMSASNKRK; this is translated from the coding sequence ATGAGAGAGATAATTAAAGAAGAAATATTTCGGTATGTCAGAGAAAATGCAAACAATTACTCAAATAAAATCCAGGCACCCTATTTCGAGGAGCCCTTGGTTCAGTTTGCTTCCGCAACAGATGAGCTATTTAGACAGTATAAAGAAATTATCGCACCCGAACATTTAACCCCGCAGGAAGTATTTGACATTGCCTATCCAGACGCAGCAATCAGAGCCCAGACGGTCATTAGTATTGCCTTACCGATTTCAGAAAAAATTCGGCAAAGTAACCATCTTCAAAAAGAATGGGCATCGGATGAATGGACACTGCTGCGAACCTTTGGGGATGACACTTTTATTGACGGCTTGAACGAGTATTTGACGAATTTTTTAAACGACAAAGGCTATAAAACAGTCGAGCCCACTGCTTTAAAAGTTTTTAAAAAATATAAAAATGAGCAAGGCCCCTTATCAAACTGGTCCCAACGTCATGTTGCTTTTGCTACAGGCCTGGGAACCTTTAGCATCAATGATGGATTTATTACGGAAAAGGGCATGGCAATCCGGTTAACATCGCTTGTTACTGAAGCAGTGATTGAACCGGACAAACGAGAAGCGGAAAATCATACGGCAAACTGTCTCTATTTGTCAAAAGGAACCTGTAAAGCCTGCTTTAAGCGTTGTCCAGTGGGAGCCATTACGGAAAAAGGACATGATAAGATTGTGTGCGTGCAGCGCTGCTATGGAGAAGAATCCAAATCTCGGGCAAAAGCAATTGGCGGCAATCCAGAGGCAGGCTCAGGCTGTGGTTTATGTCAAACCAATATTCCCTGTGAATGTTCAAACCCGATGAGTGCCAGTAATAAAAGAAAGTAA
- a CDS encoding DUF1638 domain-containing protein, with protein sequence MYYKLIGCKAIQREIASIVYKCPNVIDTTMIRQDFHENPKILKNILQEEIDHIDNDTCKHTNGIRINEISAILLGYGLCSYATSGLKSKKYPLVIPKAHDCITLLMGSKEEYKEDYSKNVGTFFYSQGFLELGAFSDDQRIEKARVEYSKRYKDPKRVEQLLEVEAEMLKNYKYAALISWPDLTADFCENKVRKIAEKKGWEYRNIKGKSSLLEDLINGNWREENFIIVPPGNEMIPSYDDEIMRLKVDK encoded by the coding sequence ATGTATTATAAGTTGATTGGCTGTAAAGCAATTCAAAGAGAGATTGCCAGTATTGTCTATAAATGTCCTAATGTTATCGATACGACGATGATCAGACAGGATTTTCATGAAAATCCAAAAATACTCAAAAATATTTTACAGGAGGAAATTGATCATATTGACAATGATACCTGTAAGCACACAAATGGGATTAGAATCAATGAAATCAGCGCTATTCTATTAGGTTATGGACTTTGTTCTTATGCGACATCTGGTCTAAAAAGCAAAAAATATCCACTTGTTATACCCAAAGCCCATGATTGTATAACACTTCTGATGGGTTCTAAGGAAGAATATAAAGAAGATTATTCAAAGAATGTCGGTACCTTTTTCTATTCTCAAGGATTTTTGGAACTAGGAGCTTTTTCAGATGACCAAAGGATTGAAAAAGCGCGCGTGGAATATTCGAAAAGGTATAAAGATCCTAAAAGAGTTGAACAATTGTTGGAAGTAGAAGCTGAGATGCTAAAAAATTACAAATACGCGGCTTTAATATCATGGCCGGATTTAACCGCAGATTTCTGCGAAAATAAGGTGCGGAAAATAGCTGAAAAAAAAGGCTGGGAATACCGTAATATTAAGGGAAAGTCTTCACTTTTGGAAGATCTAATAAATGGAAATTGGCGAGAAGAGAATTTTATAATCGTTCCACCAGGTAATGAGATGATTCCTTCCTATGATGATGAGATTATGCGATTAAAAGTTGACAAATAA
- a CDS encoding HAMP domain-containing sensor histidine kinase, with product MKFHYENLDDKRINAKRPFWKEFLIVFGVVLICSAGEVLIFNQQMLDKTNPWIMALVGMSYALFMGLIVSLGTRFIMYTGFQRPLTEIGQAARKVAAGDFTVHVHSQRKDNKKDDLEVLIDDFNKMVEELATIETLKSDFIANVSHEMKTPLAIIQSYASALRKEELPQAEKQEYIDTIVEASRKLSTLVTNILKLNKLENQEIIQSESYALDEQLRCCMLALEEKFDEKNIEFDADLDEVTITTDESLMEVVWNNLLTNAIKFTPKDGLVKIELRREDSQAIIKVSDSGCGMSEETCRRIFDRFYQGDTSHSEEGNGLGLALVKRVVDLVDGTITAESAPGKGATFTVILKL from the coding sequence ATGAAGTTTCACTATGAAAATCTGGATGACAAGCGGATCAATGCCAAGCGCCCCTTCTGGAAAGAATTTTTAATTGTCTTTGGGGTGGTATTAATTTGCAGTGCTGGGGAAGTGCTGATTTTCAATCAGCAGATGCTTGATAAGACCAATCCCTGGATCATGGCTCTGGTTGGCATGTCCTATGCGCTGTTTATGGGATTGATTGTCAGTCTCGGTACCCGCTTTATTATGTATACCGGATTTCAAAGGCCGTTGACGGAAATCGGTCAGGCAGCCCGAAAAGTGGCCGCTGGAGATTTCACCGTGCACGTTCATTCCCAGCGAAAGGACAATAAAAAGGATGATCTGGAGGTCTTGATTGATGATTTTAATAAGATGGTGGAGGAACTGGCCACCATTGAAACCTTAAAAAGCGATTTCATCGCTAATGTATCCCACGAGATGAAAACACCGCTGGCGATTATCCAAAGCTATGCCTCGGCACTCAGAAAAGAGGAACTGCCCCAGGCAGAGAAACAGGAATATATTGATACCATTGTCGAGGCATCTCGGAAACTATCCACGCTAGTGACCAATATTCTGAAATTGAACAAGCTGGAAAATCAGGAGATCATTCAGAGCGAAAGCTACGCACTGGATGAACAGCTGCGTTGTTGTATGCTGGCCTTGGAAGAAAAGTTTGATGAAAAAAATATCGAATTTGACGCTGATCTCGATGAAGTGACCATTACCACCGATGAAAGCCTGATGGAAGTGGTCTGGAATAATCTATTGACTAATGCTATCAAGTTTACTCCAAAAGATGGTTTGGTAAAAATTGAATTGCGAAGAGAAGACAGCCAAGCCATTATAAAGGTCAGCGATAGCGGCTGCGGCATGAGTGAAGAAACCTGCCGTCGGATTTTCGACCGCTTCTATCAGGGTGATACCTCCCATTCAGAAGAAGGAAACGGATTGGGTCTGGCGCTGGTTAAACGGGTAGTGGATCTGGTGGATGGAACCATAACAGCCGAAAGCGCGCCGGGTAAAGGCGCGACATTTACGGTAATTTTGAAATTATAG
- a CDS encoding DUF3786 domain-containing protein codes for MPSSYDIIYEALLPKLAECNLAESADRFDLPIDSDGQITLSFLKRDYRITNTGVTPIDGKPVNINNRSILIHYVLSQGTGEPVYSFKPLFRMTTIFSSGDTGKASMMDAPLIKAFGNDVNKLANAVIKLGGKSELSRDPYSRCWLLEVLPKIPVKIIYREADEDFPVEIQTQFDESAPEFLEFECLAFLCGCLVRALIKTAEYGTVDGWE; via the coding sequence ATGCCGAGTTCTTATGATATTATTTACGAAGCGCTGTTGCCAAAATTGGCGGAGTGTAACCTGGCGGAAAGTGCAGACCGTTTTGACCTGCCTATTGATTCCGATGGACAGATTACCCTCAGTTTTTTAAAACGGGATTATCGCATTACCAATACTGGGGTAACACCGATTGATGGAAAACCGGTTAATATCAATAACCGGTCCATCCTGATCCATTATGTGTTGTCTCAAGGCACTGGTGAGCCTGTTTATTCATTTAAACCCCTTTTTCGGATGACGACTATTTTTTCAAGTGGCGACACCGGAAAAGCCAGCATGATGGACGCACCGCTGATTAAAGCTTTTGGCAATGACGTCAATAAATTGGCAAATGCGGTCATAAAATTAGGCGGAAAATCGGAGCTTTCCAGAGATCCGTATAGTCGTTGTTGGTTGTTGGAAGTGCTGCCTAAAATACCGGTTAAGATCATCTATCGGGAAGCCGATGAGGATTTTCCGGTTGAGATTCAGACCCAATTTGATGAAAGCGCACCGGAATTCCTGGAGTTTGAATGTCTGGCATTTCTTTGTGGCTGCCTCGTCAGAGCACTGATTAAAACGGCGGAATATGGGACTGTAGATGGATGGGAGTAA
- a CDS encoding DUF2284 domain-containing protein, whose amino-acid sequence MIKQTKIEKELAHLPILEYAFLKPSEIIFSKEVRDLCEGNSCGMYNKSWACPPAVGSVESCMENCYGYERAMLFTTATAVASSFDMKGWMRARVEHEALTDQVAAVFRSHDKDALILSTEGCTVCKKCTYPDAPCRFPDRMYPATEGYGIMVMQMAPSLNISYNNGANTVTYFSMVLFNE is encoded by the coding sequence ATGATTAAACAAACGAAAATTGAAAAAGAGCTGGCCCACTTGCCGATCCTGGAATATGCTTTTTTAAAACCCAGTGAAATTATCTTCTCAAAAGAAGTCCGGGATCTCTGCGAAGGCAATAGCTGCGGCATGTATAATAAATCCTGGGCCTGTCCGCCGGCAGTAGGGAGTGTTGAGAGTTGCATGGAAAATTGTTATGGCTACGAAAGGGCAATGTTGTTTACAACTGCCACCGCAGTAGCCAGCAGTTTTGACATGAAAGGATGGATGCGTGCCCGGGTCGAGCATGAGGCCTTAACGGATCAGGTGGCTGCGGTTTTTCGCAGCCATGACAAAGATGCCTTGATTCTATCCACCGAAGGATGCACCGTTTGTAAAAAATGCACCTACCCCGATGCGCCCTGCCGGTTCCCCGATCGGATGTATCCGGCCACCGAAGGGTATGGCATCATGGTGATGCAGATGGCTCCGTCTTTAAATATCAGCTACAATAATGGTGCCAATACGGTCACCTATTTTAGCATGGTACTGTTTAATGAATAA
- a CDS encoding GntR family transcriptional regulator, whose amino-acid sequence MKFEPLCLPNALDVFEQQIEAMIISGDLKIGDRLPTESMLAESMQISKSIVHTGITNLSRKGFLRIVPRHGVFVANYVECGTADTLMAIARYRDGMMDKQMITSILHTRVALESLILRNLAANHTEEQLEKPLRILAEIRASLNGPNPPDNTWVGEMLHQEYHALNIVSGNLLLPILLNSFALFIVEYSRIWADQIGPLNAVELREKVYDYIRNGDGEGAVRHLERYFDDFINILK is encoded by the coding sequence ATGAAATTTGAGCCGTTGTGCTTACCCAACGCTTTAGATGTTTTTGAACAGCAGATTGAGGCAATGATCATTTCGGGAGATCTTAAAATCGGGGATCGGCTGCCGACCGAGAGTATGCTCGCTGAAAGCATGCAGATCAGCAAAAGCATTGTCCATACGGGGATAACGAACCTGTCCCGTAAGGGTTTTCTCCGCATCGTTCCACGGCATGGCGTTTTTGTTGCGAACTATGTAGAATGCGGAACTGCCGATACGCTGATGGCCATTGCCCGCTATCGCGACGGCATGATGGATAAACAGATGATAACGTCCATTCTCCATACCCGCGTGGCACTCGAATCCCTGATACTGCGCAATTTGGCAGCAAATCATACAGAGGAACAGCTGGAAAAACCACTACGGATACTGGCGGAAATCCGGGCGTCTCTCAATGGGCCTAACCCGCCGGACAATACGTGGGTTGGCGAAATGCTTCACCAGGAATATCATGCGTTGAACATCGTTTCCGGTAACCTGTTATTGCCAATTCTTCTCAATTCATTTGCTTTATTCATTGTCGAATATTCCCGGATTTGGGCAGATCAGATTGGTCCGCTTAACGCTGTGGAACTGCGTGAAAAAGTGTATGACTATATCCGAAACGGTGACGGTGAAGGGGCGGTAAGACATCTAGAACGCTATTTTGATGATTTCATTAACATCCTCAAATAA